From a region of the Panicum virgatum strain AP13 chromosome 2K, P.virgatum_v5, whole genome shotgun sequence genome:
- the LOC120694647 gene encoding uncharacterized protein LOC120694647 isoform X2: protein MAGLSICAMGYAPAGVYRWGAALAARGCSAGPLGSRPGRGGAPPPRRKAAPAARGRSAIARGCSASRGGAARLPGHAKTLRRHVPRPCKPEGAAPPRQAREGRGVRPAKIPSMRFTNEPVEEFPAHMDTLQIFSVKLAATRGALQLPLDVFGMVAIRDPVDHNRNIIFHRKRENCQTLTEKDPYLVLAGPTRAVMFALNPAIIEVDLQIKGATESEDEQLSFLVSPLRRFDTRYSHLFNCSYTSKLSTLEFKLGHIAFSVEATIFVRVVRGSWPDCYRGQFNAFTTGFTDRCPMPVGNKLSTGTGRETILLLDSGGEKLPVDGDSKIKFSRRVVSVECVGKVTIKVNVLEGETEIVEKAASFDALEAGKSVDWIDVTFCKMEVTVFWSSISCYPM from the exons ATGGCGGGTCTGAGCATATGCGCCATGGGCTATGCGCCAGCAGGAGTGTACCGCTGGGGAGCTGCCCTAGCCGCGCGTGGCTGCTCCGCCGGCCCGCTGGGGAGCCGCCCCGGCCGCGggggtgcgccgccgcctcgcaggAAAGCCGCCCCGGCCGCGCGTGGCCGCTCCGCCATCGCGCGTGGCTGCTCCGCCAGCCGCGGGGGAGCTGCCCGCCTGCCCGGCCACGCCAAAACACTGCGCCGACACGTCCCACGGCCGTGCAAGCCAGAgggcgctgctccgccgcgtcAAGCGAGGGAAGGACGTGGAGTTCGTCCAG CCAAGATCCCCTCCATGCGTTTCACAAACGAACCTGTGGAGGAGTTTCCTGCCCACATGGATACTCTACAGATCTTCTCAGTGAAACTTGCTGCAACAAGAGGGGCCTTACAGTTGCCGCTTGATGTGTTTGGTATGGTTGCCATTCGCGACCCAGTTGATCACAATCGCAATATTATCTTCCACCGCAAAAGAGAGAACTGCCAAACCCTCACCGAAAAG GATCCATATTTGGTACTGGCAGGTCCTACCCGTGCTGTTATGTTTGCATTGAATCCTGCGATCATCGAGGTCGACCTTCAAATAAAGGGTGCTACCGAGTCTGAGGATGAGCAGCTGAGCTTCCTAGTTTCGCCATTAAGACGCTTTGACACCAGATATTCGCACCTATTCAACTGTTCTTACACTAGCAAGCTTAGCACACTGGAGTTTAAGCTTGGCCACATTGCTTTCTCTGTGGAGGCCACAATATTTGTGCGTGTTGTTCGTGGGTCATGGCCAGATTGTTATCGTGGTCAATTCAATGCCTTCACTACTGGTTTCACTGACAGATGCCCCATGCCTGTTGGCAACAAACTCTCCACTGGAACTGGTCGTGAGACAATCCTCTTGCTTGATTCTGGAGGTGAGAAATTGCCTGTTGATGGCGATAGCAAGATCAAATTTTCAAGGCGTGTTGTTTCTGTTGAATGTGTTGGGAAGGTCACAATTAAGGTCAATGTATTGGAAGGTGAAACTGAAATTGTGGAAAAAGCAGCTAGTTTTGACGCATTAGAAGCTGGTAAAAGTGTTGATTGGATTGATGTTACCTTCTGTAAAATGGAAGTCACCGTTTTCTGGTCGTCCATTTCATGTTATCCTATGTGA
- the LOC120694647 gene encoding uncharacterized protein LOC120694647 isoform X1: MSGRKGDDKVSMSNKDSKEENLLAELTSNREWRRELLAETKIWKDWELHGPCSEEAYSSYISSRYGDRGGQVGLCDIKASNRIEEPAKKKNRMEEDVLSFGAPSKMEEDALSFGEPSEMDEDALNFKAPGKTELASFICLGGELWQTGEPESLESEVPPRRMEVEKEGHSEEHETPELEVNGPNDQSHWMTVRQFRCYWNELWSGLYGSFEDTTKIPSMRFTNEPVEEFPAHMDTLQIFSVKLAATRGALQLPLDVFGMVAIRDPVDHNRNIIFHRKRENCQTLTEKDPYLVLAGPTRAVMFALNPAIIEVDLQIKGATESEDEQLSFLVSPLRRFDTRYSHLFNCSYTSKLSTLEFKLGHIAFSVEATIFVRVVRGSWPDCYRGQFNAFTTGFTDRCPMPVGNKLSTGTGRETILLLDSGGEKLPVDGDSKIKFSRRVVSVECVGKVTIKVNVLEGETEIVEKAASFDALEAGKSVDWIDVTFCKMEVTVFWSSISCYPM; this comes from the exons ATGAGCGGCCGTAAAGGTGACGACAAGGTTAGTATGAGCAACAAGGACTCGAAAGAGGAGAATCTGCTGGCCGAGCTGACTTCGAATCGGGAGTGGAGGAGGGAGTTGTTGGCGGAGACGAAGATTTGGAAGGATTGGGAGCTTCATGGTCCGTGTTCTGAAGAAGCCTATAGTAGTTATATTTCGAGTCGTTATGGGGACAGGGGCGGTCAGGTGGGTTTATGCGATATCAAGGCGTCGAATCGGATCGAAgaacccgcaaaaaaaaagaatcggaTGGAAGAAGATGTCCTGAGTTTCGGGGCGCCGAGTAAGATGGAAGAAGATGCCCTGAGTTTCGGGGAGCCGAGTGAGATGGATGAAGATGCCCTGAATTTCAAGGCGCCAGGGAAGACGGAGCTGGCATCCTTCATTTGTTTGGGTGGTGAGTTGTGGCAGACCGGGGAGCCAGAGTCTCTAGAGTCTGAGGTGCCGCCCAGGAGGATGGAAGTCGAGAAAGAGGGGCACTCGGAGGAGCATGAGACACCAGAACTTGAGGTGAATGGGCCAAATGACCAGTCACACTGGATGACTGTTCGCCAGTTTCGCTGTTACTGGAACGAACTATGGTCTGGCCTCTACGGTTCATTTGAGGACACCA CCAAGATCCCCTCCATGCGTTTCACAAACGAACCTGTGGAGGAGTTTCCTGCCCACATGGATACTCTACAGATCTTCTCAGTGAAACTTGCTGCAACAAGAGGGGCCTTACAGTTGCCGCTTGATGTGTTTGGTATGGTTGCCATTCGCGACCCAGTTGATCACAATCGCAATATTATCTTCCACCGCAAAAGAGAGAACTGCCAAACCCTCACCGAAAAG GATCCATATTTGGTACTGGCAGGTCCTACCCGTGCTGTTATGTTTGCATTGAATCCTGCGATCATCGAGGTCGACCTTCAAATAAAGGGTGCTACCGAGTCTGAGGATGAGCAGCTGAGCTTCCTAGTTTCGCCATTAAGACGCTTTGACACCAGATATTCGCACCTATTCAACTGTTCTTACACTAGCAAGCTTAGCACACTGGAGTTTAAGCTTGGCCACATTGCTTTCTCTGTGGAGGCCACAATATTTGTGCGTGTTGTTCGTGGGTCATGGCCAGATTGTTATCGTGGTCAATTCAATGCCTTCACTACTGGTTTCACTGACAGATGCCCCATGCCTGTTGGCAACAAACTCTCCACTGGAACTGGTCGTGAGACAATCCTCTTGCTTGATTCTGGAGGTGAGAAATTGCCTGTTGATGGCGATAGCAAGATCAAATTTTCAAGGCGTGTTGTTTCTGTTGAATGTGTTGGGAAGGTCACAATTAAGGTCAATGTATTGGAAGGTGAAACTGAAATTGTGGAAAAAGCAGCTAGTTTTGACGCATTAGAAGCTGGTAAAAGTGTTGATTGGATTGATGTTACCTTCTGTAAAATGGAAGTCACCGTTTTCTGGTCGTCCATTTCATGTTATCCTATGTGA
- the LOC120695596 gene encoding photosystem I assembly factor PSA3, chloroplastic-like, whose amino-acid sequence NDYICHYLIPSTCCWLAAVGAGLLKTEEILEGVARLRISNDIEFEETFIDMIRAAKEKRVNLKAPAPQIPMETQAEKALEAIYVCCFGQDMVEEEDEKLLRTILNAVFPSVRRSAIERMVASMAKQVASGERKQDGKTVSKEVQQRQLKNLEFLKQNKLDSS is encoded by the exons AATGATTATATTTGCCACTATTTGATCCCTTCTACGTGCTGCTGGCTggccgccgtcggcgccgggCTGCTCAAGACGGAGGAGATCTTGGAAGGCGTGGCACGGCTCCGCATTTCCAACGACATCGAATTTGAGGAGACCTTCATCGATATGATAAGAGCGGCAAAAGAG AAACGAGTAAATCTCAAGGCTCCAGCTCCGCAGATACCCATGGAGACACAGGCGGAGAAGGCCCTGGAAGCCATCTACGTCTGCTGCTTCGGGCAGGACATGGTCGAGGAAGAGGACGAGAAGCTCCTCCGCACCATACTCAACGCGGTCTTCCCGTCCGTCAGGAGGTCGGCGATCGAGAGGATGGTGGCGTCCATGGCCAAGCAGGTGGCCTCCGGCGAGAGGAAGCAGGACGGGAAGACCGTGTCCAAGGAAGTTCAGCAGCGGCAGCTCAAGAACCTGGAGTTTCT